The proteins below come from a single Thalassotalea ponticola genomic window:
- a CDS encoding LysR family transcriptional regulator → MRHLNFHHLYYFWTVAKEGHLTRSAQKLNVSQSALSSQIRQLESQLGHDLFYRQGRSLLLSEAGHLVLEYAESIFNLSSELMASMQTGEYQKVQQLRIGASATLSRNFQENFLQPVIGKNNIKLVIKSSNLDDLLNQLQVHKLDLILSNRAVASDSSTPWRCKLLAQQRVCLVGPNTDQFNALSFPQALAEVKILLPGANNEIRSQFDMFCELHGISVTPYAEVDDMAMLRLLARDAGGVAVVPEVVVQDEIQTGVLKNYGSLESVTESFYAITAKRHWDLPILTELLGG, encoded by the coding sequence ATGCGCCATTTAAATTTTCATCACTTATATTATTTTTGGACGGTGGCAAAAGAGGGTCACCTAACGCGCTCAGCACAAAAACTGAATGTGTCGCAGTCAGCGCTGTCGTCGCAGATACGTCAACTAGAGAGTCAATTAGGACACGATTTGTTTTACCGTCAAGGTCGCTCGCTACTGCTTAGTGAGGCGGGTCATTTGGTATTGGAGTACGCCGAGAGTATCTTTAATTTGTCGAGCGAGTTAATGGCATCAATGCAAACGGGCGAGTATCAAAAAGTGCAGCAATTACGCATTGGTGCCAGTGCCACTTTATCGCGAAACTTCCAAGAAAATTTTCTCCAGCCGGTGATCGGCAAAAACAACATTAAGTTGGTGATCAAATCGTCTAATCTAGATGACTTACTCAACCAACTGCAAGTGCACAAACTGGATTTAATCTTATCAAACCGCGCGGTGGCGTCTGACTCAAGTACCCCGTGGCGCTGTAAACTGTTAGCGCAACAACGCGTGTGTTTGGTCGGTCCGAATACCGACCAATTTAACGCCTTGTCATTTCCACAAGCCCTGGCTGAGGTCAAAATACTCCTACCCGGTGCGAATAACGAAATTCGCAGTCAGTTTGATATGTTTTGTGAATTACACGGGATCAGTGTTACCCCGTATGCCGAAGTAGATGATATGGCAATGTTGCGCCTGTTAGCGCGCGATGCGGGAGGCGTTGCCGTGGTGCCCGAAGTCGTCGTACAAGACGAGATCCAAACGGGTGTGTTAAAAAATTACGGCAGCTTAGAGTCGGTAACCGAAAGTTTTTATGCGATTACTGCCAAGCGCCATTGGGACTTACCAATTTTAACTGAATTATTAGGCGGTTAG
- a CDS encoding NADH-quinone oxidoreductase subunit L — MIAWLLNGGLVAVIYMLGLILSLAQGQRVWSIARVSALLSLLVSVLTPLVSLVYQPQTLSPIIALVTALVAFLGWVIISYSATYLQGDSRQPRFVRAMLFTIASVLVLVSSQHLLLMVLGWSASSVGLHYLLTHYQHRKAAQIVAHKKFIVSRLADVSLIVALALIYQAVGSLSLDALQTSLQNLSAGQTLPNSLHVAAVLFVIAGALKSAQLPLHGWLIQVMEAPTPVSAILHAGVVNMSGFVLISLAALLNQAPVAQALLVIMGSITAVLASWVMMTRISIKVRLAWSTCAQMGFMLIEIGLGLYELALLHLVAHSLYKAHAFLSAGDVVKYNRQQDLIGKEKAISGAVISVFASASLIWLMTLAWQFLFPSLRLPTAAVVVLTLGFAPLFWQGKHVSWSRLMVGAGLIAVLFHVYLLWHWLFAGIAPTANPVDGTLLSIVIVSFTLLYAGQVVIHLYAKQALVKRIFPWVYNGFYLDETFTRLTFKLWPAKLDLAGSKPSISTSTHSQYTDKPMRDM, encoded by the coding sequence GTGATTGCATGGTTACTTAACGGTGGGCTTGTCGCTGTTATATATATGCTCGGGTTGATATTGAGCTTGGCTCAAGGCCAGCGGGTTTGGTCAATTGCCCGCGTAAGCGCATTGCTGAGCTTGTTAGTGAGTGTGTTGACACCACTCGTGTCATTGGTTTATCAACCGCAGACCTTATCACCCATTATTGCGTTGGTTACCGCACTCGTCGCCTTTTTGGGTTGGGTTATTATTAGTTATTCGGCCACTTATTTGCAGGGGGATTCAAGACAGCCGCGATTTGTGCGCGCGATGTTATTTACTATCGCTAGTGTATTGGTCTTGGTCAGTAGTCAACACCTGCTACTTATGGTCCTAGGCTGGAGTGCCAGCAGTGTTGGTCTGCATTATTTACTCACCCATTATCAACACAGAAAAGCCGCGCAAATTGTTGCCCATAAAAAATTTATCGTCAGCCGCTTAGCTGATGTCAGCTTGATCGTTGCACTGGCACTTATCTACCAAGCCGTTGGCTCGCTGTCGCTTGACGCACTGCAGACCAGCCTACAAAATTTATCCGCAGGCCAAACACTGCCCAACTCTCTGCATGTGGCGGCAGTGTTATTTGTTATTGCCGGCGCTTTAAAATCGGCGCAATTACCATTACACGGTTGGTTAATTCAAGTCATGGAAGCGCCCACCCCGGTATCCGCTATCTTACACGCAGGGGTGGTTAATATGAGTGGCTTTGTGCTTATCTCGCTTGCCGCCTTGCTAAACCAGGCGCCTGTAGCACAAGCATTACTGGTGATTATGGGTAGCATCACCGCGGTACTGGCGAGCTGGGTGATGATGACTCGGATCAGTATTAAGGTGCGCTTAGCGTGGTCGACATGTGCACAAATGGGGTTTATGTTGATTGAAATTGGCCTCGGGCTATACGAGCTCGCCTTACTGCATTTGGTTGCCCACTCGCTCTACAAAGCACACGCATTTTTATCGGCTGGTGACGTGGTTAAATACAATCGTCAACAGGATTTAATCGGCAAAGAAAAAGCCATATCAGGGGCAGTGATTTCAGTATTTGCCAGTGCCAGTTTAATTTGGTTGATGACCCTAGCGTGGCAGTTTTTATTCCCTAGCTTGCGCTTGCCGACCGCGGCAGTGGTGGTTCTAACCCTAGGCTTTGCGCCGCTGTTCTGGCAGGGGAAGCACGTTTCTTGGTCAAGGTTGATGGTAGGGGCTGGTTTGATAGCGGTGCTGTTTCACGTGTACTTGTTATGGCACTGGCTATTTGCCGGAATTGCTCCCACGGCCAACCCCGTCGATGGCACCTTACTGAGTATTGTGATAGTCAGTTTTACTCTGTTATACGCAGGACAAGTGGTCATTCACTTATACGCTAAACAGGCATTAGTAAAACGCATTTTTCCTTGGGTTTATAACGGTTTCTATCTCGATGAAACCTTTACCCGGTTGACCTTTAAACTTTGGCCAGCAAAACTCGATTTGGCCGGTTCAAAACCGTCCATTAGCACATCGACGCACAGTCAATATACCGACAAACCAATGAGAGATATGTGA
- a CDS encoding YbcC family protein, giving the protein MSNASVSKTVTAAEDIGATIDDVGLEQAITSVCNSIAPTWPLDQMIAVNPYWSLVDKPFSQVAHHLALFAGSNLTMSLAYYGNLWRQGEITEPDVRQALAQLTDDDSRERLTAQYNLDAIIDAVSLPEQSLPTVPLLCDALDAHRDLQHQPAWCDTITHQIAQFCAAYFDQDQADWHPNDTLGLYQSWRETLAHDHSVALLMKAPDIASKARKLAATPRLQIAQALQQLNVPTEQWRDYLQAIIYRIGGWAAWCAYRQFQADLQQQDSDELVHLLAIRLSWECLIDDNIRHARSLWQYWQNQWQQHFATYQPNNTDIKLIWQRAHELSYQRHLAHVLSSSPVNKRQPQQPAQALPHRPRVQAAFCIDVRSEVYRRHFEAQGNDIQTLGFAGFFGLPIRYNPIGSDAKIEHLPGLFASSMAVCDSTGCDQQDKKIAAKRQQALAKKQGWKAFVSAPTSAFTLVETLGLSYVAKLVKHSLPRRFKPQPTQLGLSKAQMLKLSPMLNVDVGQQLELAKNILSAMGLSDNIAPIVLLVGHGSENINNPQKAGLDCGACCGQTGDVNARALAHLLNSEAVRQGLKAEHIDIPSDTKFIAALHNTTTDEVTLYDTHFGDVADTEIYNQHLSWLTKSLAKASKLTRQERAQQLGLQGLVSDPEKLAQAFSKRATDWSQTQPEWGLANNAAFIVAPRHRTQGLNLNGRTFLHDYQSERDEDASLLTQIMTAPMVVTNWINMQYYASTVDNSRYGSGNKTLHNVVGGRLGVFEGNGGDLRIGLAKQSLHDGDNWLHQPLRLTVVIDAPSEKIESVINQHHLVANLVNNNWLYIARFADDGIHFYQQGQWQALTDCQ; this is encoded by the coding sequence ATGAGCAACGCAAGTGTAAGCAAAACTGTAACTGCGGCTGAGGATATCGGCGCAACCATAGATGATGTAGGGCTTGAACAGGCAATAACCAGCGTTTGCAACAGTATTGCGCCAACGTGGCCACTGGATCAAATGATAGCAGTGAATCCGTATTGGTCTTTGGTCGATAAGCCATTTAGTCAGGTCGCTCATCACTTGGCGCTGTTTGCTGGTTCAAATTTAACTATGTCGTTGGCTTACTATGGTAATTTGTGGCGACAAGGTGAGATAACTGAACCCGACGTACGCCAAGCGCTAGCGCAATTAACCGACGATGACAGCCGAGAACGACTAACGGCTCAGTACAATCTTGACGCCATTATTGACGCGGTGTCGTTACCAGAGCAGTCACTGCCTACTGTACCGCTGTTATGTGATGCATTAGACGCACATCGAGATTTGCAACACCAACCGGCGTGGTGTGACACCATTACTCATCAAATCGCCCAGTTTTGTGCCGCTTACTTTGATCAGGATCAGGCAGACTGGCATCCAAATGACACGCTTGGTTTGTATCAGAGCTGGCGCGAGACGCTAGCACATGATCACAGCGTGGCACTGTTAATGAAAGCACCGGATATTGCCAGTAAAGCACGCAAATTAGCCGCAACGCCTCGCTTGCAAATTGCCCAAGCGTTACAACAATTAAATGTACCCACAGAGCAGTGGCGCGACTACTTGCAAGCGATAATCTATCGCATTGGCGGTTGGGCGGCGTGGTGTGCCTATCGACAGTTTCAGGCCGATTTACAGCAACAAGACAGCGATGAGTTAGTCCACTTGTTGGCTATTCGCCTCAGTTGGGAATGCTTAATTGACGATAATATTCGCCATGCACGTTCGCTGTGGCAGTACTGGCAAAACCAGTGGCAACAGCACTTTGCCACTTATCAGCCGAATAACACTGACATTAAACTGATTTGGCAACGCGCGCACGAGTTGAGCTATCAGCGACACCTAGCTCATGTGTTGAGCTCGTCGCCGGTTAATAAACGACAACCGCAACAACCTGCGCAGGCATTGCCGCACAGACCACGAGTGCAAGCGGCGTTTTGTATCGATGTCCGCTCTGAGGTCTATCGTCGCCATTTTGAAGCACAAGGCAATGACATTCAAACCTTGGGATTTGCCGGCTTTTTTGGCTTGCCAATTCGGTATAATCCGATTGGCAGTGACGCCAAAATTGAGCATTTACCTGGGCTTTTCGCGTCATCAATGGCGGTTTGCGACTCAACCGGCTGTGATCAACAAGATAAAAAAATCGCCGCTAAACGCCAACAGGCATTAGCTAAAAAGCAGGGCTGGAAAGCCTTTGTCTCGGCGCCAACATCGGCATTTACGTTAGTCGAAACCCTAGGATTGAGTTACGTCGCCAAGTTGGTCAAGCACAGTTTGCCAAGGCGCTTCAAGCCGCAACCGACGCAGCTAGGCTTGTCAAAAGCTCAAATGCTAAAACTCAGTCCAATGCTTAACGTCGATGTCGGACAACAGTTGGAGTTGGCAAAAAATATCTTATCGGCAATGGGGTTATCAGACAATATCGCCCCCATTGTGTTATTGGTTGGACATGGCAGCGAGAACATTAACAACCCGCAAAAAGCCGGTTTGGATTGCGGCGCGTGCTGTGGTCAAACGGGTGATGTCAATGCCCGTGCCCTCGCCCATTTGCTCAACAGTGAAGCGGTGCGCCAAGGGCTAAAAGCAGAGCATATTGATATTCCAAGTGATACCAAGTTTATTGCCGCATTACACAACACCACCACTGACGAAGTGACGTTATACGACACGCACTTTGGTGACGTAGCCGATACCGAGATCTATAACCAGCACCTGTCTTGGTTAACAAAATCACTGGCTAAAGCCAGTAAACTGACTCGTCAAGAGCGCGCTCAGCAACTTGGTTTACAGGGCTTAGTCAGCGATCCTGAAAAACTCGCGCAAGCGTTTAGCAAGCGAGCGACCGACTGGTCGCAAACGCAACCTGAGTGGGGGCTTGCCAATAACGCGGCGTTTATCGTTGCCCCGCGCCATCGCACTCAAGGCCTTAATTTAAACGGGCGGACGTTTTTACACGACTATCAAAGTGAACGCGATGAAGATGCCAGTTTACTGACTCAAATAATGACCGCACCTATGGTGGTAACCAATTGGATTAACATGCAATATTATGCATCGACCGTTGATAACTCGCGTTACGGCAGTGGCAATAAAACCCTGCACAATGTGGTTGGTGGACGCCTCGGCGTGTTTGAGGGTAATGGTGGTGACTTGCGCATCGGCTTAGCAAAACAGTCATTACACGATGGTGATAATTGGTTGCATCAACCGCTTAGGCTCACGGTGGTGATTGACGCCCCGAGTGAAAAAATTGAATCGGTGATAAACCAGCATCACCTGGTGGCTAATTTAGTCAATAATAACTGGTTATACATCGCTCGCTTTGCTGATGATGGCATCCACTTTTATCAACAGGGACAGTGGCAAGCGCTAACCGATTGTCAATAA
- a CDS encoding DUF6671 family protein, which translates to MNKKNPQSTPTALCNQTHVTDAQSERQTVVLLTKHGKQQQVAPELAKLGFRVEVTQQCDTDQLGTFCGEVERSLSPIECAIKKARLATEVSGERWGLGSEGSFGQGPIPGLFNWDSELLALYDATTQQTIVASAAGPVMLTRYQGNDLNAMRAALAEVTPGQALILKTESTISKGLATVDDVVERLRSSQLIENETKLVESIVVEPDLRAMHCPQRQAYIVKAAQQLVERMQSLCPQCNAPNFYYVKAITGLPCGDCGTPTERAKAYLKQCSQCQHQYQQPCAEAVADPYVCQWCNP; encoded by the coding sequence ATGAACAAAAAAAATCCGCAGTCTACCCCGACAGCGTTATGTAACCAAACCCATGTGACCGACGCTCAGAGCGAGCGACAAACAGTGGTGTTACTCACTAAGCACGGGAAACAGCAACAAGTGGCACCCGAGTTAGCAAAATTAGGCTTTCGCGTTGAGGTAACACAACAATGTGATACCGACCAACTAGGCACCTTTTGCGGTGAAGTAGAGCGAAGCTTGTCGCCAATTGAGTGCGCGATCAAAAAAGCGCGTTTGGCGACTGAAGTATCCGGCGAGCGCTGGGGGCTGGGTAGTGAAGGCAGTTTTGGTCAGGGTCCAATACCTGGGTTGTTCAATTGGGACAGCGAACTTTTGGCGCTGTACGATGCTACAACTCAACAAACCATCGTCGCCTCAGCCGCTGGACCGGTGATGCTTACGCGTTATCAAGGTAATGATCTCAATGCGATGCGTGCGGCTTTAGCTGAGGTAACACCTGGCCAGGCGTTGATTTTAAAAACCGAGTCAACGATAAGCAAAGGCTTGGCCACGGTTGACGACGTCGTTGAACGACTGAGGTCTTCGCAGCTTATTGAAAATGAGACTAAACTTGTGGAATCTATCGTGGTAGAGCCTGATTTACGAGCGATGCACTGTCCACAGCGCCAAGCCTATATTGTAAAGGCGGCACAACAATTGGTTGAACGCATGCAATCATTGTGTCCACAGTGCAACGCACCTAATTTTTACTATGTTAAAGCCATTACGGGCTTACCCTGTGGTGATTGCGGTACGCCGACAGAGCGGGCCAAGGCGTATTTGAAGCAATGCTCACAGTGTCAGCATCAGTACCAACAGCCTTGCGCTGAAGCCGTCGCCGATCCTTATGTATGTCAGTGGTGTAACCCATGA
- a CDS encoding L-threonylcarbamoyladenylate synthase: MKTLILDSRKAKDIERAATLLKAGELVALPTETVYGLAADASNPEAVAKIFAAKQRPTDHPLITHIGDLAKLKNWVKQVPDWVYPLAEKFWPGPLTLIFERGEHVSDVITGGLPTIGIRIPDHPLLLSLLKQYNLAVAAPSANPYQKLSPTTAEHVLAGLDGKIAAVVDGGPCQVGTESTILRISEHRAEILRSGPLAAADLQPFVKVPISTPLAHQQAVSGNKKIHYQPNAKVVICSSDEITHRVAQSDTNTAVLLYGQGVSDEGRDKLSCRVVKNMPVDHHGYRKALYAALYELDIIGVQEILIETPPKEESWNDIWDRLSRAAAS, from the coding sequence ATGAAAACGCTCATTTTAGACTCGAGAAAAGCCAAAGATATTGAACGTGCAGCAACCTTGCTAAAGGCTGGCGAGCTGGTCGCCTTGCCTACCGAAACGGTATACGGTTTAGCAGCAGATGCCAGTAACCCCGAGGCAGTGGCAAAAATTTTTGCGGCTAAGCAGCGACCCACGGATCATCCACTGATCACCCACATTGGCGATCTAGCAAAGCTTAAAAACTGGGTTAAGCAGGTACCTGATTGGGTTTATCCACTCGCCGAAAAGTTTTGGCCAGGTCCGCTTACGTTAATTTTTGAGCGGGGAGAGCATGTATCGGATGTGATAACCGGTGGTTTACCGACCATTGGTATTAGGATACCTGATCACCCGTTGCTGTTGTCTTTGCTCAAACAATACAACTTGGCCGTTGCAGCACCGTCGGCCAATCCGTATCAAAAGCTAAGCCCGACGACAGCCGAGCATGTGTTGGCTGGACTTGATGGTAAAATTGCTGCCGTAGTTGATGGCGGTCCGTGCCAAGTGGGCACCGAGTCGACCATCCTGCGCATTAGTGAACACCGTGCTGAAATCCTGCGCAGTGGTCCGTTGGCAGCCGCTGATTTACAGCCCTTTGTCAAAGTGCCAATCAGCACGCCGTTGGCACACCAGCAGGCGGTATCTGGTAATAAAAAAATCCACTACCAACCCAATGCGAAGGTGGTTATTTGCTCGAGTGATGAAATTACCCACCGAGTTGCCCAGAGTGATACTAATACCGCGGTATTGCTGTATGGCCAAGGTGTTAGTGATGAGGGCAGAGATAAGCTCTCGTGTCGAGTGGTAAAAAACATGCCGGTAGATCATCACGGTTATCGCAAGGCGCTTTATGCGGCGTTATACGAGCTGGATATCATCGGCGTGCAGGAAATCTTGATTGAGACGCCACCTAAAGAGGAGAGTTGGAATGATATTTGGGATCGCTTGAGTCGTGCGGCCGCAAGTTAA
- a CDS encoding MaoC family dehydratase produces the protein MTFEVGQSAQVTKRFDQQAVGQFAELSEDFNPVHLDEEYAKNTQFGGTIVHGMLVSSLISGLLGYKMPGQGTIYLGQNLSFKRPVYVGDQVTAIVTIAHIRDDKPIATVKTQVVDQHGKVCVDGEAVVLLPK, from the coding sequence ATGACGTTTGAAGTAGGACAATCAGCACAGGTTACTAAGCGATTTGATCAACAAGCCGTTGGTCAATTTGCCGAGTTATCGGAAGATTTTAATCCTGTCCATCTGGATGAAGAGTACGCGAAAAATACTCAGTTTGGTGGCACCATTGTACATGGTATGTTGGTATCCAGCCTAATATCAGGTTTGCTCGGTTATAAAATGCCAGGACAAGGTACGATTTACTTAGGTCAGAACCTCTCCTTTAAGCGCCCTGTTTACGTAGGTGATCAAGTGACGGCCATAGTGACCATAGCACATATCCGCGACGACAAGCCCATTGCCACGGTTAAAACTCAAGTTGTCGATCAACACGGTAAAGTGTGTGTTGATGGTGAAGCTGTGGTGCTGTTGCCAAAATAA
- the phaC gene encoding class I poly(R)-hydroxyalkanoic acid synthase, with protein MNIPGFSQLFDSMCQVNQQMLESITKSQQETFSSLLNLQTNDFSSAVNQNAQNPFHLLNQQMKWWQDQVSIFQNTMLRATDSNHQPLVSPEKGDRRFNSDEWHSHPWFDFIKQSYLAMSNNIFEWIDNLPDTDDAQKNRMKFFARQYTSALAPSNFLSLNPEILKLTQQTNGQNLIDGLQLISEDFKRSASMLNISMTDQSAFELGKDLAATPGKVVFKNHLFELLQYQPTTKKVAKRPSLIVPPFVNKYYIMDLSAKKSMVKYLVDQGQTVFMVSWVNPDKQLGGKIDFEDYIVDGVVEALNAVETACGEREVNAIGYCIGGTALVTAMAYMAARRMKKRVQSATLFTTILDFSHPGELGHFINEPMVSAIEQQNAANGIMDGRQLAVSFSLLRENNLYWNYYIDGYLKGKRPVAHELLYWNCDNTHVAGKAHSTMLRHFYLQNELVQTGEFSVRGTPIDLAKVNAPTYFVSTIEDHIALWQGTYQGMLKLGGDKTFVLGQSGHIAGIINPPGGKYGHFTGELCDNADTWFENATLNEGSFWPSWMQWMASISDDQQVAARTLDQSLANAPGDYVRQRIAPLSGDIEIDTVKEHTA; from the coding sequence ATGAACATCCCTGGATTCTCTCAACTTTTTGATTCAATGTGCCAAGTAAACCAACAAATGCTTGAATCAATTACAAAATCACAGCAAGAAACATTTAGTTCACTGTTAAATTTACAAACCAACGATTTCTCAAGCGCCGTCAATCAAAACGCGCAAAATCCATTTCACTTGTTAAATCAACAAATGAAGTGGTGGCAAGATCAAGTATCCATTTTTCAAAATACCATGTTGCGTGCCACTGACAGTAATCACCAGCCTTTGGTCTCGCCAGAAAAAGGCGATCGCCGCTTTAACAGTGATGAGTGGCACTCGCACCCTTGGTTCGATTTTATCAAGCAATCTTACCTGGCGATGAGCAATAATATTTTTGAGTGGATTGATAATCTACCTGACACCGATGACGCGCAAAAAAATCGGATGAAATTCTTCGCCCGCCAATACACCAGCGCCTTAGCTCCGAGTAATTTTTTGTCGTTGAACCCTGAAATTTTAAAACTTACCCAACAAACTAATGGTCAGAACCTGATTGATGGTTTGCAGCTTATTAGTGAAGATTTTAAGCGCAGTGCCAGTATGCTCAACATCAGTATGACCGATCAAAGCGCATTTGAACTGGGTAAAGACTTAGCGGCAACGCCGGGTAAAGTGGTATTTAAAAATCACCTATTTGAATTACTTCAATATCAGCCAACCACCAAAAAAGTCGCCAAACGACCAAGCTTAATTGTGCCACCGTTTGTCAACAAGTATTACATCATGGACCTGAGTGCGAAAAAGTCGATGGTTAAATATCTTGTCGACCAAGGCCAAACGGTATTTATGGTGTCGTGGGTCAACCCCGACAAGCAACTTGGTGGCAAAATTGACTTTGAAGACTACATTGTTGATGGTGTCGTCGAAGCCCTCAATGCCGTTGAAACCGCATGTGGAGAACGAGAGGTAAACGCTATTGGTTACTGCATCGGCGGTACAGCACTCGTCACCGCCATGGCTTATATGGCTGCTCGGCGCATGAAAAAAAGGGTGCAATCGGCAACCTTGTTTACCACCATCTTAGACTTTAGTCACCCAGGCGAGTTGGGGCACTTTATCAATGAGCCTATGGTCTCAGCCATCGAACAGCAAAATGCGGCTAACGGTATTATGGATGGACGACAACTTGCTGTTTCATTTAGTTTATTGCGTGAAAATAACCTTTACTGGAACTATTACATCGATGGTTACCTAAAAGGTAAGCGCCCTGTGGCGCACGAATTACTGTATTGGAACTGCGATAATACTCATGTTGCGGGCAAAGCACATTCAACCATGCTACGCCATTTTTACCTGCAAAATGAGTTAGTGCAAACAGGTGAGTTTAGCGTTCGAGGTACCCCGATCGATTTAGCGAAAGTGAACGCTCCAACCTATTTCGTCTCAACCATCGAAGATCATATTGCCTTGTGGCAAGGTACGTATCAGGGGATGCTTAAGCTCGGTGGCGATAAAACCTTTGTGTTGGGCCAATCTGGGCACATCGCCGGTATCATTAACCCACCAGGCGGCAAATACGGCCACTTTACCGGTGAGCTGTGCGACAATGCCGATACCTGGTTTGAAAATGCCACGCTTAACGAAGGCAGCTTTTGGCCGAGTTGGATGCAATGGATGGCCTCGATCAGCGATGACCAGCAAGTTGCAGCGCGCACACTCGACCAGTCTCTTGCCAATGCGCCAGGTGATTATGTTCGCCAACGCATTGCCCCACTTAGCGGCGATATCGAAATTGACACAGTAAAGGAGCACACTGCATGA
- a CDS encoding phasin family protein has translation MYNDMFKGFSEQVQAGMKPWVELNSAVVKQVETLTAAQLDSAKFYSEIGLTQLKQLSEIQSPADISQLGAKQVELAKEIQARVQADTQKLVEINKDLKAAYESAAKAAV, from the coding sequence ATGTACAACGACATGTTTAAAGGATTTAGCGAACAAGTCCAAGCGGGAATGAAACCGTGGGTTGAACTTAACAGCGCAGTGGTAAAACAAGTAGAAACGCTAACGGCAGCGCAATTAGACTCTGCAAAGTTTTACAGTGAGATTGGCTTAACTCAACTTAAGCAATTAAGCGAAATTCAGTCACCGGCAGACATCAGCCAACTGGGTGCTAAGCAAGTTGAGCTAGCCAAAGAAATTCAAGCGCGCGTTCAAGCCGATACCCAAAAATTAGTCGAAATTAACAAAGATCTAAAAGCGGCTTATGAGTCTGCGGCGAAAGCGGCGGTATAG
- a CDS encoding MFS transporter, whose protein sequence is MRAFLSLYLSNLFLVGGSGLLTTYLAVLLTRDAVSTGLIGLMTSLYYLGLLLGARIGYMLIANVGHIRTFGASTAIVTACVACHGMVDNTYFWLLLRLVVGIAMMCNYMVLESWLNEQASAEQRGRIFSVYMITSYLGTMLGQWSLSYYPELGLEPLLLICLALAIGVVPLTITRRIHPKPLKPVSVSFFYFFKKAPQALMAVFFAGMISGSFYGLAPVFGQKAGFDAEQVALYMFVTVLAGFLAQWPMGVLSDRVARSALMRGNALFIAIISAFIFVLPVHQIYSFVLTFAFGLGIFTLYPLSSALANSRVDDEDRVGIASALLISFGLGAALGSGVLAKVMDMFGYASLYGATAILAFIMLIALTLINTQQDDEEPGENDYMVSASDVNASPMVSSLDPRIEEEVAQEQLMVTDEDEMLQELNEEEQQLEGEWEQLVTSVNKQRDSDG, encoded by the coding sequence ATGCGCGCATTTTTATCTCTATATCTCTCCAATTTGTTTTTAGTCGGTGGCTCGGGCCTGCTCACCACGTACTTGGCGGTCTTACTAACCCGCGATGCGGTATCAACCGGTTTAATTGGCTTAATGACATCCTTGTATTATTTAGGTTTGTTACTCGGGGCGAGAATTGGCTACATGTTGATCGCAAACGTCGGTCATATTCGCACGTTCGGGGCCAGTACGGCCATTGTTACCGCCTGTGTTGCCTGCCACGGTATGGTTGATAACACCTACTTTTGGTTGTTATTGCGCTTGGTCGTGGGCATCGCGATGATGTGTAATTATATGGTGTTAGAAAGCTGGCTGAACGAACAGGCCAGTGCTGAACAACGCGGGCGGATATTTTCGGTGTATATGATCACTTCTTATTTGGGCACGATGTTGGGGCAGTGGTCTTTGTCGTACTACCCAGAGCTTGGTCTGGAGCCGCTGCTACTTATTTGTTTGGCACTGGCAATTGGTGTTGTGCCACTGACCATCACCAGACGTATTCACCCCAAGCCACTAAAGCCAGTATCGGTAAGCTTTTTTTACTTTTTCAAGAAGGCGCCACAGGCCCTTATGGCGGTATTCTTTGCCGGTATGATCAGCGGTAGTTTTTACGGCTTGGCACCGGTGTTTGGGCAAAAGGCGGGGTTTGACGCCGAACAAGTCGCGCTTTACATGTTTGTTACCGTGTTAGCGGGCTTTTTAGCACAGTGGCCAATGGGGGTGTTATCCGACAGGGTCGCGCGCAGTGCATTAATGCGCGGTAATGCACTATTTATCGCGATTATATCGGCTTTTATTTTTGTTTTACCTGTGCACCAAATATACTCATTTGTACTTACCTTTGCATTTGGTTTGGGTATTTTTACCTTGTATCCACTGAGCTCGGCGTTGGCTAATTCACGTGTTGACGATGAAGATAGAGTGGGTATTGCATCGGCCTTGTTGATTTCGTTTGGTTTAGGTGCGGCACTCGGTTCGGGGGTACTTGCCAAGGTGATGGATATGTTTGGTTATGCATCATTGTACGGGGCGACAGCCATACTGGCATTCATCATGCTTATCGCACTCACCTTAATAAATACCCAGCAAGACGACGAAGAGCCGGGCGAGAACGATTACATGGTGTCAGCGTCCGATGTTAATGCCTCGCCCATGGTTTCCTCACTTGATCCGCGTATTGAAGAAGAGGTCGCCCAGGAACAACTTATGGTGACCGATGAAGACGAGATGTTACAAGAACTCAATGAAGAAGAGCAGCAACTAGAAGGTGAGTGGGAGCAGCTCGTCACTTCGGTGAATAAACAACGCGACAGCGATGGATAA